The following are from one region of the Flavimobilis soli genome:
- a CDS encoding ABC transporter ATP-binding protein → MSAVLGLRGVSRVYGDDPSSQVRAVDGVDLVVEQGDLVAIMGASGSGKSTMMNILGCLDVPTHGTYLLDGIDVSMLTENQLAVVRGRRIGFVFQSFNLVPRMTARANVELPMVYAGVRPAERRRRAQAALELVGLADRAEHVPNALSGGQQQRVAVARALVNAPRLVLADEPTGNLDSRSTEEVLDIFGRLNDAGATIVLITHEDEVAARCRRVVHMRDGRIVADERTDDGLDRPRPRLEAAGVAR, encoded by the coding sequence ATGAGCGCCGTCCTCGGGCTGCGCGGCGTGAGCCGCGTCTACGGCGACGACCCGTCCTCGCAGGTGCGAGCCGTCGACGGCGTCGACCTCGTCGTCGAGCAGGGCGACCTCGTCGCGATCATGGGGGCGTCCGGCTCCGGCAAGTCCACGATGATGAACATCCTCGGCTGCCTCGACGTACCGACGCACGGCACGTACCTCCTCGACGGCATCGACGTCTCGATGCTCACGGAGAACCAGCTCGCCGTCGTGCGCGGCCGCCGCATCGGCTTCGTCTTCCAGTCGTTCAACCTGGTCCCGCGCATGACGGCGCGCGCGAACGTCGAGCTGCCCATGGTCTACGCGGGCGTGCGGCCCGCGGAGCGACGCCGCCGCGCGCAGGCCGCGCTCGAGCTCGTCGGGCTCGCCGACCGCGCCGAGCACGTGCCCAACGCGCTCTCGGGAGGTCAGCAGCAGCGCGTCGCTGTCGCGCGCGCGCTCGTCAACGCGCCTCGGCTCGTCCTCGCGGACGAGCCGACCGGCAACCTCGACTCCCGCTCGACGGAGGAGGTGCTCGACATCTTCGGTCGGCTCAACGACGCCGGGGCGACGATCGTGCTGATCACGCACGAGGACGAGGTCGCCGCGCGCTGCCGCCGCGTCGTGCACATGCGCGACGGTCGCATCGTCGCGGACGAGCGCACGGACGACGGGCTCGACAGGCCGCGGCCGCGCCTCGAGGCGGCGGGGGTGGCGCGGTGA
- a CDS encoding ABC transporter permease, which translates to MNAWETTRSALRGMAANPLRSVLTLLGVLIGVGSVILLVGVGNGSAKAVTDQIGALGTTTITVRSSSGGGPSGAVRDQTLTLDTVAALEESIVTGGSPHLTSVVPQVTSSATVAVDAQSTSAQVVGTSAGYFDATASPVALGTGFTANDDELGRRVVVLGAEVAETLFGDDDPVGRSVVVGSTPYVVNGVMATKDSAGTASTNDLVVMPLSRMQRSISGYGGLSTIVLDATSADDVDAAVVEATLVLRDALGVAAGEDAPFTVSSQSQLLSTAGSATDTFTAMLTAVAVLSLVVGGIGVTNIMLVTVTERTREIGIRKALGARRGAILGQFLTEATLLSLLGGVLGVLAALVGSRFTIMGIEPVIVGSSVALALGVSLGVGILFGGYPAWRAAAMRPVDALRHD; encoded by the coding sequence GTGAACGCCTGGGAGACCACCCGCAGCGCCTTGCGCGGCATGGCCGCCAACCCGCTGCGCTCCGTCCTGACCTTGCTCGGGGTGCTCATCGGCGTCGGCTCCGTGATCCTCCTCGTCGGTGTCGGCAACGGCTCGGCGAAGGCCGTCACGGACCAGATCGGTGCCCTCGGGACGACGACCATCACGGTCCGCTCGTCGTCCGGCGGCGGCCCCTCGGGGGCGGTGCGCGACCAGACGCTCACCCTCGACACCGTCGCGGCGCTCGAGGAGTCGATCGTGACCGGCGGCTCGCCCCACCTCACCTCGGTCGTGCCGCAGGTGACGTCGTCGGCGACCGTCGCGGTCGACGCGCAGAGCACGAGCGCGCAGGTCGTCGGCACGAGCGCCGGGTACTTCGACGCGACCGCGTCACCGGTCGCGCTCGGCACAGGCTTCACCGCGAACGACGACGAGCTCGGCCGTCGCGTGGTCGTGCTTGGGGCCGAGGTCGCCGAGACGTTGTTCGGTGACGACGACCCGGTCGGGCGCAGCGTCGTCGTCGGGTCGACGCCGTACGTCGTCAACGGCGTCATGGCCACCAAGGACTCTGCGGGGACGGCTTCGACGAACGACCTCGTCGTCATGCCGCTGTCCCGCATGCAGCGCTCGATCTCCGGGTACGGCGGCCTGTCCACGATCGTCCTCGACGCCACGAGCGCCGACGACGTCGACGCGGCGGTCGTCGAGGCGACCCTCGTGCTGCGCGACGCCCTCGGTGTCGCTGCGGGGGAGGACGCGCCGTTCACGGTGTCGAGCCAGTCGCAGCTGTTGTCCACCGCGGGCTCCGCGACGGACACCTTCACGGCCATGCTCACGGCTGTCGCGGTGCTGTCGCTCGTCGTCGGCGGCATCGGCGTCACGAACATCATGCTCGTCACGGTCACCGAGCGGACCCGTGAGATCGGCATCCGCAAGGCGCTCGGCGCCCGCCGCGGCGCGATCCTCGGCCAGTTCCTCACCGAGGCGACCCTGCTGTCGCTGCTGGGCGGCGTGCTCGGGGTGCTCGCGGCGCTCGTCGGGTCGCGCTTCACGATCATGGGCATCGAGCCCGTGATCGTCGGGTCGTCCGTCGCGCTCGCCCTCGGCGTCTCCCTCGGCGTCGGGATCCTCTTCGGCGGCTACCCCGCCTGGCGCGCAGCCGCGATGCGCCCTGTCGACGCCCTTCGTCATGACTGA
- a CDS encoding DUF5666 domain-containing protein: MNHETTTAGTSPEEVLAREPETLPDGGRIVFASRKRPTTTMVLVAVVAGAVLFAGGVLTGKAVGGDDAGAAPGFADGARPQMPGNLPDGAAQDGGTPGRGGMPAGFPGGTSGEITAIGDGTLTLTTSDGTEVTVTTSDDTDVSVVDDGDLADLAVGDTVRVNGTTEDDAVEASSIVAGDVSTMFGGGFGGSGMPGGDFPPAQ, from the coding sequence ATGAACCACGAGACCACGACGGCCGGCACGTCCCCCGAGGAGGTCCTCGCGCGCGAGCCCGAGACCCTGCCTGACGGCGGCCGTATCGTCTTCGCGAGCCGCAAGCGACCGACGACGACCATGGTGCTCGTCGCCGTCGTCGCCGGCGCGGTCCTGTTCGCGGGCGGCGTGCTCACGGGCAAGGCCGTGGGCGGCGACGACGCGGGGGCCGCCCCGGGCTTCGCGGATGGCGCGCGCCCGCAGATGCCAGGCAACCTCCCGGACGGGGCGGCGCAGGACGGCGGCACGCCCGGGCGGGGCGGCATGCCCGCCGGCTTTCCCGGCGGGACGAGCGGGGAGATCACCGCGATCGGTGACGGCACGCTCACGCTCACGACGAGCGACGGCACGGAGGTGACGGTCACGACGTCCGACGACACGGACGTGTCGGTGGTCGACGACGGCGACCTGGCGGACCTCGCGGTCGGGGACACGGTGCGCGTGAACGGGACGACGGAGGACGACGCGGTCGAGGCGTCGAGCATCGTCGCGGGCGACGTGTCGACGATGTTCGGCGGAGGCTTCGGAGGAAGCGGCATGCCGGGAGGGGACTTCCCGCCGGCGCAGTGA